CTGTTTCGTTTTGCCCGGTACAAAAAACTGCCTTCACGAGCGCCACACGTCCGACGTGCCGCCTCTCGCGTCTTACTCACCGCCTTTACGCACACGCCAGCATCAACGAAAAAAAGATGATGAACGGCTGTCTGGACGCGCTGGTCGACCAGTTGAAACGCGACATCCGCGCGGCCGAAGAAAAAGCCCGTCCGCCCACCGCCACCCCCGAGGACGTGACAATCGAACCCATCAATTGGTTCGCGTCGCTGGGACACCGGTTTTTGAAGTTCGAAGCCAAATACAGCGTCTGCAACACGACGCCATACAAACAGGCTCAAATTTACGGAATGGACGCGAGCTCGGCGGCGGCCGTCGTTGCGCTGGACGTAAGAGCGGGGCAACAAGTGCTCGATTTTTGTTGCGCCCCTGGAACAAAGCTGGCGATGATCGTCGACACGCTGACGATGCAGGACGGACAGATCCAGAACGACCCGACGAAATACAGATCGACCGTCACCGGTGTAGACATCTCTTCCAAACGTCTAGCTACGTGCGAGTCCATAATAAGAAAGTACGACCTGAAGCACGTGAGGCTGTTTTTAGACGATGCGTGCACGTTCAACGTCTTGGCGCCGGATTTGAGCCAAGCAGAGGAGGCGAAAACGCCGAACTTGTTCCCGAAAGTGCGGTTTCCAGAAGACGTCGATCATTCCGTGCTGCAAAAATTGGGACTGGGCTCTACTCCAGATGCGGccaagaagaggaaaaaaaaaaagcacctCGGTCGATTAGAGAAGTTGTATCATATTTCGGATTGGAGCTGGTCACAAGCTTCACAAAAGCTGTACGACAGAGTCCTCGTAGACGCGCAGTGTACTCTAGACGCGTCGTTGAGACATGTGCTGCAATACAAAAAAAATGTTTGGGGCAGCAGTGAAGAGCTTGTACAAGCTACAGTGTTGTTACAGAAAAGGTTGATTTACAACGGATTCCGATTGCTCAGGCCCGGAGGGGTCTTGGTTTATTCAACGTGCAGCTATTCCCCAGAACAAAACGAAGGCGTAGTCGAATGGCTTTTGCAAAATGTACGGATTTACACGAAAAAGAAACGCAGGCGAAAGAGATTTTAACGTGTTTTTTGGTTTAAAGGAAAGGAGTGCGCAACTATCGCCGATCGATTGGCCGAGGGAAATGGAAATTCAGGCGGACGAGGGGTTTATTTCGGGGACGGCGAGACTCAATCCAAAAACTACAGGGACGTCGGGGGCATTTATAGCCAGGATTATAAAGTGgtgaggtgaaaaaaaaaaacatttcggaGACACCGACACCGACAGTCGAGATGGTTGGTCGCTCGCAGACAGGCTCTAGCACGGAAGATGAGCTGGACCCTTCAGAGGAGAGCGACGAGGCGCTGTTTATGAACGAATATGACGACGAATGGTTTGTAGATGCGGCAGAAGATGAGATATTAAAAGACCAAATGCTTGAAAAGCACGGATTTAGTACGCATGGTTTTCACGGACTGATAAACATACATGGTTGCTCCTCAAATGGCGCATGTGGTTTCAAACCCGAACCTCTTGTTCacttccaaaaaaaatttttttgacagCTTTTTTCGGACGAACGTAGAAAAGAAGACGACCGATGCCGTGTTGATGTGCCCTGGCTGCTTTGTGACGTTGAGTCGTATTTGTCAAAAGTACGGTGACGGGTTAATAAACGCATGATGCCTCGGCTGATCTGCCACTGACGTGTTTTTTTCAACGTCATTGACATAGACATGAGACGTACGTTCACCAGTACCGAGCCATGTTTACCACAGAGAACGCGGTGGTCACTGAGGAGGTGCGAAGCGTGACCGACGAGGTCAGTGGAGAATCCCAGAGGTACCAGTTGGTGAGATGCAGGGAATGTCACGCAGAAGTGGGCGTCTACGATCCGTCAGAAGATGTGTACCATTTTTGCGACGTGCTGCCTAGTTATTGAGAGAGCGAGTTGGGTACACGTGCCGAAAAGTTGCCTTGAATATACGAGACCTCGGGCTTTCTCCTCTACAGAGGGGTGTCTGCGCtttgacttttgtatttttttggaatAGGAGTGCTGGGAGACTCAGAGTCGGAAGAACGAGTGATGTGAGGGCCGTGCCATCGCCTAGAGTTTAGTGGGGAGAGTTGTTCTTCGAGGTTCGGACCGTATTCGGTGGAAGAGTCGGGGTCCTGCAGGCTGTGCTTTGAAGTGGGGAACGTCGTGTCTTGGAGAGAATTGTTTTCTTTCGGCACTTCAGTGGACATCGGAGCAGTCTGGTTGAGCGCGGACGAATCTTGTTGCTTGGCGGTTTCGGGGGATTGGCCGCAGACGTAGAAGCCGTCGTCGTCGCTTTCAAAGTAGTCGCTTTGTTCCATTTCGTTATAGAATTTGTCCGCTTTATAGAATTGAGAATTGCTAAAATTTGGAGATTTGGGCAATACCAAGAAATGGTTAGCGTATAACGAGCTCTCGGCTTGTTTGTCGAGGCCATAGAGCGTTCTCCCACGGCAGATGGATCGCATCGTCTCGAATACGGTCGTGTGCTCGACATCGCGGAGGCGATCTTCGTAGCGAGACATGACGTCGAAGACGAAGTAGTTCATTTTCTCGTTGATGATCCAGTTGAACAACTCGAGCGCGGCCGAGTTAATCAAGTTGCACTTGTCTCGGTGGTATAAGAAGAGCTCGACGACGGGAAACAGCCAGTGGTTCGCAAGAATTTGGTTATTGAGAGACCGGTCTTTTAGCTCAATGACCTGACGAAAGAAGCGCAAACTGGCCAAGATGAGGGTTTTGTCAGAGCACTTCAAGAACTGGATGCAATGACTCAGCAAGGCGTGGTTGTACAGATAGGCCTTGGTTTTCAGGGGCTGGTAAATCAGAAGGAAGCTCATGAAGTCCAGGAGGTGGCAAAAGAGCAGTTGATCGTGCGCGGGATAATTGGTACATTTTCGCTTCTTTGAGTCTTGCTCAAGCCCGGTGACATCACAGGAATATTCCGTCATCGGCCTTAATATAGCGTTTAGTGAGTCGCTGAAGAACAGGTTGGTCAGTTCGTAGTGGAGCGTCGCGTCTGCGTCTACCAAATTCGAATTCAAAAAACACTTAAATATGGTTAGGACGATCTGACATATCGCCTCGTCTCTGTCCTCGTGTAGAATCCTAATTAGCTGCTCGAACAGAATGCGGTCCCCTCGATTCGCGAGCCACCATTGACAGGCCGTGTCAACGTTGAGCCTGGTGGTCGCCAAAATCAGGTCTGTCGCGATCAGCCTCACCTCGAAGTTCTCGTGCCTCAGCGCGTTGTGCAAATGAGTGAGTATCCCACCATTGTCGAACGCCTCGCTGATGAGCGAGTTTTGCTTCGTGTCCAGCGACTTCATTAAATGGCACAGTCGGTACAAAAACTGCAACAGGCCCTTCAACTCGTCCGCCTGATCAACCCTGAACAGCCTGTCAAACACCTGGTCCAACACCTTCTCCTCCAAAATGTGCTGCACGATCTGGTTGCACGTCACGCATATCAGCCACGTCAGCAAGGCGAACGTGTCTTCATCTAAATAATTCATCAATATGTAATTTGTGTACTGAATTCGAAAAGCTCTATATATCTTCTCCTCTAGGGCCTTGGACAACCTCACGGTCTGATTCTTCAGCATATACCGCTTCAGATATTTTCTGTGCCTTACCTTCTTCAAATGCTTCGGGTCATACTCTAGCGCGCCAACCACTTGAAACACGTGCTCCTCGCAAAACATCTGGGACAAAAGCTCCGGGCTTGACAACAATATCAAGTGCTTGAACACCTCGAAAAGCTTGTGCAGCACATCTGTGTCCATCACATCCTCCGCCATCCTAAACAAGTCGCACAGCTCCGGCAAATAACCGCGACTCGCGATGATGAATCCCAGACTCCTCTTGTACTTCGTGTTTGTCGCGTCCTTCAGCAGGCTCAGAATCTCGTCGACGTTCTTCAGGGTCGCCTGAGGAAGCTTCACGTTTTGTGAGTCCACCTGTTCGTCGTGGCTCTCTACAGAGCTCTCCTCCTCTCCAACAGGGTTCTGTCCGGCAGCGTCCCCCTCATTCTCGTCGGATGGGCGCACAACCTCCTTCGTCCCGCCCAGGCAGTGGTAGTGTTGGTCTATTACCTCATCGAACTCGTACAGCCTCAGCAGCTCGTTCCTTGAATAGCCCTTTGTGTTAGAACACGCGAAAAAAAAAAGCGTCAAAGAAGGGGTCGAGACGTACCAGACTTCCAGACAATCCGAGGCGCTCTGAAAGCTCAGCGCCGAGTCGTACTCCTCGTGACGATTACCGGAAGCATTCCAAACAATCAGGGTCGCTGTCAAGAGCGTTAGTTTCGTAGTGAGGGATGCGCCGTCTGTTATCTTGTGCGTACACttttgatactcgcagacttcTTTATTCGGTATTCTCGACTCGAAGACGACGTCGAATTCGTCGGTCGTCGAGAACACCACGAAAAAGTGGCGCTGGGCAAGTGTCGCCGTGGACTTATGGGGGAAGTTTCAGACGACGAACAGAGCAGAGAGAGTCAGACACCGCACATAGTGCTCTGGCTCTAGAGCAGCGTGAGTTGCGGTAAACCGCACGCTCTTTTGTGCACAAAAAAAAACGTACGGGAGAGTTTCTTTCTTGAATGTCTACATATCCGACTCCACGGTCTTCCCAGCCTGTTTCCaagttcagtttgtatattttcgcCAGTCTTCTTGGCGCAGAGGTGCAAAGCGTGGGGCCGTAGGGACCGACCAATGACTTGACGCGTCGAGGAGGGATATTTGTATCGGCTCGCGTCAGCCCAGGTGCCACAGAATGGTCAGAAGAACGCTTGTCGAATTGAATGTTAGGCGCCGAGCTCTCGTCGCTCGAATGAGGTTCGGCCCGCTCTTCGTGTCGGCTGGCAGTGTCGTGCAGAGCGCTGGTTTGGAGGTTCGGCGTCTCTGCAGGCTCGCATGAAGCCGAATCGAAAACGTGACCGGGTTGAGGAGGCGTTGAGTCACTGGCGACCGCGGGCCTTTCAACCGAACCTGCGAGAGACGGGTGCCAATTGAGTTTTGCCGCCTCCTGCGACACCAGGTTAGCCCGGACACTCTGACTCGGTTTGTGCAGCGCGAGACATGGCTCGAGGTCTAGTTCCAAGGGGCCCCTCTCGGACAGACTGCCCATTGGCACAAGAGCGACAAGAACCGAATAATggcctcacaaaaaaaaaaaaagaagaagaagcaggtaGCTTCGGAATTGCTCTACCTAAAGGGTGCGTTTTCGTGCCAGAGGCGATGCGAAAGGCTGTTCGTCGATGCAGGCGTTGAGGAGAGGCAGGAGATCGGCAGAATCGCACACGAGAAACTTTGAAAATGGAATACTTtgcgataaaaaaaaattgtaggaaaACAGGGTCGCACGAGGCACACATAGCTGTCCTGTATAGAGGGGTATGTACAGCAAAAGCGAGTGGTgcatccctctttttttttttacgtgccaCGCTCGGTTGCAGGGGGCTTTTGTGGGGTCGCTGAGCTCGTACGGTCCCTTCGCTCGCAAGAGGGTGGTTTCAATTGTTagagaggggggggaagggggctgCACGGCccgctttttttttttagctgaattTGTCGCGCGTGCATTCGCGAGGCCAATCGAGAGCCGGGCGGTTCAACAGATAGCGCATGGGACCGTCGGATTTTGACGGGGGGAGGGAGGGATTCCTCGCGAGCTGGGCGGAGGGCTGGGAGATGGAGGGGACGAGGGGGGCGTCGAGCAGCGACGACTGGGTGGTACAAGGCCCATTTTCCAGCTGAGTGAACGGATTCCAGGGGGACTGACGAGGTGGCAGCTCGGAGAAAGGGCGGGAAGGTAGAAAGTCAATGAAGTTTTGCTGCAAATGTAGGTTTGGTGGAAGTAAGTTCTGTTTTTGAATTATCGGGGGCGAAGAGATTGAATTGTTGCTCGGAGAGTTATATGCTCTGTACAAAACGGACGGAGACGTAGATTCAATTTGAGCGTGCACAGAAGACGGAAGAATGGCGGCGGGACTCAGAGGTGAAGGTACGTTGTTCAAAACTAACGTGTTGTCGTCGTAGAAAGAGGGATATTCGTCGAATTCCTGATTCAGCTGCTGGCTTTCGTACAGATCTTGTTCCGCCATATAATAGTCCTGCTGTCCGAAATCTAGTGAGTGGCGGCCGGAATTTCTATTAGCTTTTATGTAGATGGGCTTGCTTTCTTGCTCATTTTTTGCTGATTCAGGAGATTCGCTCGTCGACGCTTTTTTGCATTGTTCCATCATGGTGTCTATCGAATCGATGCTCTCCAACAAGAAGAATAATGCTATCTCATTCTTCACGTGTTCTTCAGTTTGGCTCGCCAGTCTCTTCTTAGCGGTCCTCAACTCCTCCATCAGTCCCTTCAACAGCTCCTGAAAAGCAGGTTCGGACTCCCTTCTTTCCTGCATCATTACGGATCGAACCAGCTCTATCGTGTCCGACGCGCTCTTCAAACTCTCTGACACGTCCTTGGGGAAATTCACGTCCTCTTCTCTGCTGGTGCGAGCTCTGCTCTCACCCCTGGAGAGCTTCTTCGGCGGAATGACCACGTCCTTCTTCAACAGCCGCTCGTGCGTCTTCGAGAAAGCGGACGGGCTTCCAGGATCGCCCGGGCACCTCCTAGACCACTCCTCGATGGCCTGAGCTGCCAATAGACCCACCTCGCTCGTAAACGTCTTGTGTTTTTTTGAATAATGATTAACTGCCAAATGCTTCATCGCGCTCATCAGCACCGGATTCGCCAGTGCCTCCAAAAACTGCCTAGAGCAGTGCTCCGCCATGAAGCTCAAACCCTATCGATATAGGCACCAGTGTAAGTCAAGCGCGAGTCGACTCGCCACGCCCTCTCCTCTACCCCGTACACACACCCCCGCCTCACACATACCATCAACGTCAATTTTTTTGTACGGTGTG
The sequence above is drawn from the Schistocerca gregaria isolate iqSchGreg1 unplaced genomic scaffold, iqSchGreg1.2 ptg000615l, whole genome shotgun sequence genome and encodes:
- the LOC126316967 gene encoding serine/threonine-protein phosphatase 4 regulatory subunit 3-B-like isoform X1; protein product: MGSLSERGPLELDLEPCLALHKPSQSVRANLVSQEAAKLNWHPSLAGSVERPAVASDSTPPQPGHVFDSASCEPAETPNLQTSALHDTASRHEERAEPHSSDESSAPNIQFDKRSSDHSVAPGLTRADTNIPPRRVKSLVGPYGPTLCTSAPRRLAKIYKLNLETGWEDRGVGYVDIQERNSPSTATLAQRHFFVVFSTTDEFDVVFESRIPNKEVCEYQKCTHKITDGASLTTKLTLLTATLIVWNASGNRHEEYDSALSFQSASDCLEVWNELLRLYEFDEVIDQHYHCLGGTKEVVRPSDENEGDAAGQNPVGEEESSVESHDEQVDSQNVKLPQATLKNVDEILSLLKDATNTKYKRSLGFIIASRGYLPELCDLFRMAEDVMDTDVLHKLFEVFKHLILLSSPELLSQMFCEEHVFQVVGALEYDPKHLKKVRHRKYLKRYMLKNQTVRLSKALEEKIYRAFRIQYTNYILMNYLDEDTFALLTWLICVTCNQIVQHILEEKVLDQVFDRLFRVDQADELKGLLQFLYRLCHLMKSLDTKQNSLISEAFDNGGILTHLHNALRHENFEVRLIATDLILATTRLNVDTACQWWLANRGDRILFEQLIRILHEDRDEAICQIVLTIFKCFLNSNLVDADATLHYELTNLFFSDSLNAILRPMTEYSCDVTGLEQDSKKRKCTNYPAHDQLLFCHLLDFMSFLLIYQPLKTKAYLYNHALLSHCIQFLKCSDKTLILASLRFFRQVIELKDRSLNNQILANHWLFPVVELFLYHRDKCNLINSAALELFNWIINEKMNYFVFDVMSRYEDRLRDVEHTTVFETMRSICRGRTLYGLDKQAESSLYANHFLVLPKSPNFSNSQFYKADKFYNEMEQSDYFESDDDGFYVCGQSPETAKQQDSSALNQTAPMSTEVPKENNSLQDTTFPTSKHSLQDPDSSTEYGPNLEEQLSPLNSRRWHGPHITRSSDSESPSTPIPKKYKSQSADTPL
- the LOC126316967 gene encoding serine/threonine-protein phosphatase 4 regulatory subunit 3-B-like isoform X2 → MGSLSERGPLELDLEPCLALHKPSQSVRANLVSQEAAKLNWHPSLAGSVERPAVASDSTPPQPGHVFDSASCEPAETPNLQTSALHDTASRHEERAEPHSSDESSAPNIQFDKRSSDHSVAPGLTRADTNIPPRRVKSLVGPYGPTLCTSAPRRLAKIYKLNLETGWEDRGVGYVDIQERNSPSTATLAQRHFFVVFSTTDEFDVVFESRIPNKEVCEYQKSTLIVWNASGNRHEEYDSALSFQSASDCLEVWNELLRLYEFDEVIDQHYHCLGGTKEVVRPSDENEGDAAGQNPVGEEESSVESHDEQVDSQNVKLPQATLKNVDEILSLLKDATNTKYKRSLGFIIASRGYLPELCDLFRMAEDVMDTDVLHKLFEVFKHLILLSSPELLSQMFCEEHVFQVVGALEYDPKHLKKVRHRKYLKRYMLKNQTVRLSKALEEKIYRAFRIQYTNYILMNYLDEDTFALLTWLICVTCNQIVQHILEEKVLDQVFDRLFRVDQADELKGLLQFLYRLCHLMKSLDTKQNSLISEAFDNGGILTHLHNALRHENFEVRLIATDLILATTRLNVDTACQWWLANRGDRILFEQLIRILHEDRDEAICQIVLTIFKCFLNSNLVDADATLHYELTNLFFSDSLNAILRPMTEYSCDVTGLEQDSKKRKCTNYPAHDQLLFCHLLDFMSFLLIYQPLKTKAYLYNHALLSHCIQFLKCSDKTLILASLRFFRQVIELKDRSLNNQILANHWLFPVVELFLYHRDKCNLINSAALELFNWIINEKMNYFVFDVMSRYEDRLRDVEHTTVFETMRSICRGRTLYGLDKQAESSLYANHFLVLPKSPNFSNSQFYKADKFYNEMEQSDYFESDDDGFYVCGQSPETAKQQDSSALNQTAPMSTEVPKENNSLQDTTFPTSKHSLQDPDSSTEYGPNLEEQLSPLNSRRWHGPHITRSSDSESPSTPIPKKYKSQSADTPL
- the LOC126316968 gene encoding uncharacterized protein LOC126316968, which produces MNSATYRFKSAICGSGSFDESQLMEACDILNQTEVPDAYEQLIDYARHQLKSGTHRTKKLTLMGLSFMAEHCSRQFLEALANPVLMSAMKHLAVNHYSKKHKTFTSEVGLLAAQAIEEWSRRCPGDPGSPSAFSKTHERLLKKDVVIPPKKLSRGESRARTSREEDVNFPKDVSESLKSASDTIELVRSVMMQERRESEPAFQELLKGLMEELRTAKKRLASQTEEHVKNEIALFFLLESIDSIDTMMEQCKKASTSESPESAKNEQESKPIYIKANRNSGRHSLDFGQQDYYMAEQDLYESQQLNQEFDEYPSFYDDNTLVLNNVPSPLSPAAILPSSVHAQIESTSPSVLYRAYNSPSNNSISSPPIIQKQNLLPPNLHLQQNFIDFLPSRPFSELPPRQSPWNPFTQLENGPCTTQSSLLDAPLVPSISQPSAQLARNPSLPPSKSDGPMRYLLNRPALDWPRECTRDKFS